CGTAATTACGtttgttagagatataaccattagtgttaccttctCCTATTAGCTTAAACTTTTgcgatgagtggtttcatgacatggtatcagTCTATCAGAGCTCTATATCCAAAAagtcaagagttcgatccttgaTGAATcctaaaagtgaaaaaaaaaatagcaaatcaAGCAAAATCCCAAAAGTGATGTTAACATTTAATATTGATTATTGGGAGAACAATCCTTTTTTATTTTGCACTTTAATTTGTGATTAAATTGATCAAACTTTTATGgcaataaaaacttaaaaagagATATCAAACTACTTGATTTCACCTTAACTGATCCAAATCTTCATTGAGTTTATTCAATTTGAATAATGAAATTGGTACACTAGCAGAGCTTAACAAGTACAACTATAACAAATATTAATTTAATCATCATATAGAATATAAAATCTCAAGCAGAAACTAGGTGAGACAAGGAACCAAAATTACATATAGATTGTTAATTCAGTGGGGATGGAACCTAAGTTGTTTCCCTATGACTTCAATTGCATTATAAATATACAAATTTTGGATTGTCATTTCAGCAAGATAACAGAAATTAGGTGAGACAAGGAaccaaaaaatgaaagaaaaatgatacACAAAATTACAAAAGATGATGCCAAGCATCAATAATTAAATCACTCAGGACTAAAATGTCTAGTTAAGACCATGGTCATATATCCAATGCCAAACACCAAAACTGAAAATATAACACAAAaataaatgcaaaataaaaaaaataaaaaaaaaaaacaatattctACACATCATACATGTCAGCTGCACTATCTATAGACTCTTCTCTCCTGTGCTGAGAAACAGCAGTAACCTTGGTGTCTTGATTATCAACATCAATGGAAACTTCATCTGCTGTTGTTGCTGACAAGGACTTTTTGTGGTGGTGATGATTCCTGTGGTGCCGAGACTTCGCAATCCTCGTCAGCACCTGCACGATGTCCCTCATGGACGGCCGCTTCCTCGGAGCACGGTTGATGCACTTATAGGCAAGGGCCGCGACTTCATTGAGCTCTTGAAAGTCACACTTACCCTCTAGCCTAGAATCAACAATCTCCTCCCAACCAACTTTTCCATCCGTGTTCATTGCCGCCTAATCATCAAAGAAATAGTATTCATTAGGATAATAAAGGAATGAATTATGCATAACTTGTCTAGAATCTACAACAATGATCTTGACTTTGACATTGTTCACTTCAAGAGAGAGGTCTTACAAGTTCAACATATTCCATTAGACCTTGCTGTGGATTTCTTCCAGCTATAAGTTCAAAGAGCAACACACCGAAACTATAAACATCACTCTTCTTAGTGAATGTTCCCGAAGATATATACTCAGGATCAAGGTATCCAAAGGTTCCGCGAATTGCTGCCTGTTTATCTACCACCTCTTCTCTTGAAAGTCCAAAATCAGCAACCTGTTTGATTCAGAATTACATAGTAAGAAACTAAGAATCATCCTGAGTAACAACAAATGACTAAATTAACTACATATTTTCATGATCATTCTATCTGCGCGACCTTAATTCGTCTAAGTTTTTGTTAGTTACTATATTAATTCCCTTTTTATTTGCTACCATCACTGAGAAAGTACTTTCtgtgtgatgaaggtgatgattaacAAGAACATACCCTGGCTCGCATCGACTGGTCCAAGAGAATATTGTTAGACTTGATATCTCTATGGATTACAGGAGGAACTGCCTGAAGTGACAAAaaacaacaagaacaagaacaatcaTGACCAAAATACACAAAGCTGAATGATCTTAGGGCTTATGAGTTATGACATGGATGATACTTACTCCATCATGAAGATATTCCAAGCCTCTTGCTACATCTAAAGCTATGTGCACCCTCAAATCCCAACCCAGCGTCCCATTCTCTTCGCCTGagaaagagaaataaagaaagtaTTTATTCATTTGCTATTGAATATGCAATACAACAGTAAAGCTTGATAAGTAAGTGCTATATATTAATATATGTCAGATTAAATAAGAGAAATTCGGGGATTATGAGTAGAATCACTTGGTTCTAACAATGCCAGAAACTAAACAAACTTGGATCGTTGCCAAGAAAAGTGACTAACTAATGAAATTCAGGACTTACAATTTCTCAGACCAAAGAGAATAAAGATAGACAAAGACAAAAACAACTTACTGTACAAGTGGGAAGCCAAGCTGCCTTTACTCATGTAAACATATACAAGCATATGTTGCCCCTTTTCTGCACAATATCCAACCAAATTGACCAGGTTTCTATGATGCAACCTTCCCAACAACATAACCTAACCAATATTGACAGAACAAAAACAAATTACtcaattgcagaaaataaaacaatataattCAGTACTTACATATAGTAATAAACATGGTTCCAATATTTTAACTCTTCAAAAGGATGGTTATACATTCATACATTTATCGAGCTAGAACATTTAGCATAAATTTCATCAATCAGAGTTTTGTTATGAAACATGGACTAATTCTGTTAGTGGAATTGGGTTACTCCATGGCTATAGTTGAGAAACTGTTATCAGTAACCATCTTTACCTCAGTGTGAAATTCTTTTTCCCCTTGCTTGGAATTTGTTGCAAGAACTTTAACCGCAACAGTCTCCCCAGTACACATCTGAGCTTTATAAACAGGACCAAAAGCACCTTGTCCTATGAGTGTTGTAAAATTATAGGTTGCTTTCTGCAAATCCCTAGAatgcaaataaaagcattaaacagaatgAAAGAAGAAAAGGATAATGGCATGTAAACCTCACTTACAGAATCCATTAGGGCATGGAAACCTCACTTACAGAATCCATTAGTGGACACCAAAGTTTTGAAACAGATTATGTAATTTATGATTAGATATGATCAGTCAAATGCCTATAGCAATCAAAGCTTCTATCTTAACAGCTATAATGGTAGGATTGGATCAAGCGCTTGCAAAAAGGGCACAACTTAAGACCAGAACTATTGCAGTGATTTAACACAATCCTACATGGACCATTTCACATTCCTCATACAAGTGGAAGAAAATAGATCAGAGGGCTGGTTTTCACACATAATCCCAAAGGACATTTTGATGAGGTGAGTTTTGCCACAACATTGATATGTCTCTGGCAAGTGTACTAGTTCGTACTAGTAATATAGCGAAAGTTCAGGATCTCTCAGTTTAAATTGCTATCTAGAATTCTAGACTACCGAATGAAAGGATCATCAGGCTGCATTTGAATCCTGTATGTGAGAAGAGATACTGAGATTTTGGACACAACTCATTTTTCTGAGACAGAATCCAAATGCAACCTAGGATTACTGCCTTGTGACTGGAGTTCAGTATCACAGGTACAAATCAAAGGCCCTGCTAAGTGGGAGCCTTGCAATATAATCCGGCCTACCATGTTCTCAACTCTTATGGCATGAAAATGTAGCAGAATTCACAGTAAATTCTCAAAACCAAAAAGAATAGGACATGAGAAAGCAAATTCACTACAGGAAGAAACATACTTGTAAGAATATTCTGGTATACCAGATGCTGAAACCATGCTACTCTTCTTAAATCCATCAAGCCAGAAGGACATGCCCCCATTTCGCGACGCGGCCTTCACAGGTGATTCTGGACCTAAGGTTGAGTCCGAGAGAATAGTACACGAATCGGCACCATTTGCGCGAATCGGTATGGTGGCTGCCCTCCTGGAACTGCTGTTCCCAATCTGTGAACGCTTCCTATGGTATCTAAAGCAGAAAAGTGCAGAAATTGCAAGAACAACTCCAATAACTACACCTATGGAGATCCCAATGATTAGTCCTGTTGATTCCTCTTTCATTTTCTCTATTCTTCTGCTAATCCCTATTGCTATTGATCATCCAGTCCATTGACAAACCTGTAAAATCCACCAAAAAGTTGCATTAGTCACATTCACACAAcaaaatatatcaaatcaaaatGCCACTAGTAACTAAATCATGCGTGGTGCTTGGTTCATCATATTTGAATTGGTCAATCCTAGGCTAATTAATAGGACTCTCAATTTCAAGTTTCAAAGTCATTCACATAAAAACAAAGTCTAGAAACATTAAAAATCAAAGCTTGACCTTAGCATTACTTGGTTGAATTGAACAACCAAGCACATAATAATAGGATAAGAATAATTTACCTATACAATCCATCACACATCATGCACCCCCCAATAGTCAAATccataaaaaaatttacaaaaataaattaaaaaaatcacttTCACACAgcaaaagaaaatccaaaactGATGCAAATGCAGTTCAATCCTTTATATCAAACACTTGATCTGCTTTTTCCCATTCATCCAAGATCAGAAAAGGCACAAACCCCATTAATGAAAATCCCAGCTTGGATTAACACAGGCATTTGACCAAACACAAAGAAcacttttttaacaaaaaattggcAACCCTTTTCTTTCTTCCCACTCAGCTTATTTTCTCAGCAACCAAACATGTCTATAGTACCAAAAGCAAGTACCTATATCTATATGTACTTCTTAAGCAGCcacaaaaagacacaaaacaaagcACGTTCCTTGAACAGTGTCAGAGACAGATCGAATTTGAAAACACTGACAGCAAAGAAGGTTCAGGTTTGACCCCAAAAAACGTGTTTCTAAGAAAACCATATAACCTTGAGAAATGAGAACACAAGCTCACCTGTTAAAATttggaaataaataaatagctaaataaataataagaaaGTAATGATGATGAAAAGCTGAACTGAAAGGAGTTGCGGGTTTTGTGGAACCGTTGCTAAAAGAGAAGTTAAGTGTAGTAACTAGTGAATGAGATTCCAAGAACAAAGATGAGAGAAAGGAATctaaagaagaaggaggagcGAGTTTTTTAGTTGCAGAATTTTGAGTTTGAGAAGACAAAAGACAAAA
The DNA window shown above is from Arachis ipaensis cultivar K30076 chromosome B08, Araip1.1, whole genome shotgun sequence and carries:
- the LOC107613476 gene encoding calcium/calmodulin-regulated receptor-like kinase 1; this translates as MKEESTGLIIGISIGVVIGVVLAISALFCFRYHRKRSQIGNSSSRRAATIPIRANGADSCTILSDSTLGPESPVKAASRNGGMSFWLDGFKKSSMVSASGIPEYSYKDLQKATYNFTTLIGQGAFGPVYKAQMCTGETVAVKVLATNSKQGEKEFHTEVMLLGRLHHRNLVNLVGYCAEKGQHMLVYVYMSKGSLASHLYSEENGTLGWDLRVHIALDVARGLEYLHDGAVPPVIHRDIKSNNILLDQSMRARVADFGLSREEVVDKQAAIRGTFGYLDPEYISSGTFTKKSDVYSFGVLLFELIAGRNPQQGLMEYVELAAMNTDGKVGWEEIVDSRLEGKCDFQELNEVAALAYKCINRAPRKRPSMRDIVQVLTRIAKSRHHRNHHHHKKSLSATTADEVSIDVDNQDTKVTAVSQHRREESIDSAADMYDV